CCATAATCCATTATTTTTTTTCTGAAAATCAACCGTGCGCTGTACCACTTCAGCAAATGATTTGGTTCCCACCAGGTCAACCATTTTCAGACTCATACCATAACCGTTAAAATGACAATGTGCGTCATAAAAGCCAGGATAGATGGCTTTACCACATGCGTCCACCTTTTCTTTTGCCTCATATTTCCCGATAACTTCATCGTTTGTACCGAGGGCAATTATTTTCCCCTCTTTAACAGCAAAACTCTGCACGATAGTATTGACAGAATCAACAGTATATACCACCCCGTTGTGAACGACAAGGTCCACCTGCTCCTTTTTTGTTCCTGCACATGAACAAAGCATTGTTATCAAACAGGTAAATAAGACGAATTTAGAATTTCGCATGTGTCTGAATTTTAGAAAAACAAAAACTACTCACAAACCTGCAAAACTATTTTTGTGATAAATAATTTAAGAAAAGTTCCAATCCTTGATGCTTTTCTCCATCAAGCTTATAACTTATATTTTGGCTCAGGTATTTTTGCACATCAATATTATACTTACCCGCTTTACGTATTTCTTCCGACAGAACACTTATTGCTTCAATGCCTTTTGTCAAAGCATTATTAAAACGATTAATAAAATCAATGGGCAGTTTTTTAGTTGTCACCCAACATGCAAACACAAAGGGCAAACCGGTAAATAAACGCCACTCTTCCGGCAAATCATATTGATACCCGAATTTATCATTCAGCTCAAAGGTCCGGTCGCCAATTACAACACCAGCTACCGTACCGGATATCTCCTGTTCAAAACCTTCTTCCGCCTGTATCCATTGAGGGTCAATGTGCCAAAAATGCTTCGCTAAAATTTGTGTAAGGGCGACCGATGTGTAAGATTGATAATCAAGTAAAATACTTTTAATATCTTTTAACGGAGTCTGAGAATATAATTTAACCGAGGTTACGGGGCCAATAGCGCCAATACAGTAATCACTAATAATTTCATAGTTGCTTAGTTTAGGTAAAATTGCAACCGGCACAAGTCCGATATCCACTTCATTATTTAACAGCTTTCGCGCGCATTTAGCAGGGCTATCAATACTTAGTTGAATCTCTTTTAATATGTCCGATCGCTCAAGTCCGTATATAAAAGGTTTTGAATTTAAATAAGATACGGCCGAAACACGGATAAGTGACATACCACAAACCTACATGATTTTTTTCCAAAAAACACTTAAGCTATAATGAAAAAATAATGTAGGTTCCCTGCCTGCCGACAGGCTTCTCTTCTTAGTATCTTCAAATTTTTACAGAAGAACTATAAGAGCTATGACCATTCGAAGAAGAAAACACCTCATTGCCGGTCGCATGAATTTTCCTTCTTCCGTTCTACATTCTTATCTTTAAGCCCGAAATGCGATCGCTCATATATACAATTAAATTATTCCTTGCTACACTATTTATCCTGGCAGACTGTCCGGATTTTGCGCAGACATTCACACAAACCATGCGTGGCCGTATCATTGATGCCGATTCAAAAGCTCCATTGACGGGAGCCAATGTAATTGTAACCGGCATTGACACCTTCCTTGGCGCCGCAGCGGATGTTGAAGGAAGATTCAGGATAAGCGGAGTTCCTGTTGGACGTCGCTCAATAAAAGCTTCATTTATCGGATACGAGGATGTTATTTTAAACAACATTATTGTATCAACCGGTAAAGAAGTTATTTTACAAATAGAACTCCGTGAAATAATGATCACCACAAAAGAAGCGGAAGTGGTTTATGAACGGGATAAAACCAGGGCGAACAACGACCTCGTAACGCTCAGTGCACGCAACTTTCAAAGTGAAGAAACCGACCGTTATGCAGGAAGTCGCGGTGACCCAAGCCGGATGGTAGCTAACTATGCAGGAGTTTCAACCGGGAATGACGCTCAAAACAATATTATAGTTCGTGGAAATTCTCCTTTAGGTGTTTTATGGAGATTAGAGGGTGTTAACATACCGAACCCAAATCACTTTTCAACACAGGGTGCTACGGGTGGACCGGTCAGTATGCTCAACAATAACATTTTGGCAAATTCCGATTTCCTGACAGGAGCCTTTCCTGCTGAATACGGAGATAAGAATGCCGCCGTATTTGACCTGAAATTGCGAAACGGAAACAACGAACGCCTTGAGTTTACCGGGCAAATGGGCATAAATGGATTTGAGGGAGGCATTGAAGGACCTATATCAAAAAAAACAGGAAGTTCTTTTCTTGTCAATTATCGCTATTCAACACTCGAAGTATTCAATGCTTTAGGTATTCGCTTTGGTGTTTCCGGCATTCCGCAATACCAGGATCTGTGCTTTAAATTCAATTTCCCTACAACAAAAGCAGGTGTCTTTTCGTTCTGGGGACTGGCCGGAAAAAGTAAAATCCAGTTACTTGACAGTCAGAAAGATTCAACAGATTGGTCGTTCACACAAAAAGGTGAAGATCTCGTGTTCGGATCATCAATGGGTGCACTTGGATTTAATCACCTCTATTTTTTTAACAGTAAAATATCAGGCAAACTTTCCTTATCAACTTCCGGAAACCAGCTAAATATTACAGTAGATACGCTCGCCAAAAACTCAGCTAAATTCAGAACGTACAACAATACCTCTGCTGATGGACAATTTCATATTAACTACACACTCACAGATAAAATAAATGCAGGGCATCTCATAAAAATCGGCGCCACCTATAGCGGATTGCTATTTGACTATTATGATTATTTCTATTCCAACCAAAACAAGCAATACGAAACCCGACTTAACAATGATGGGCGGGCGGGGCTCATCCAGAGTTTTATTCATTGGCAATACAGGATAAGTGAGAATATTACATTCAACAATGGGGTTCACTATCAGATTTTTTTATTAAACAATACACAGGCAATTGAACCACGCCTGGGTGTACGCTGGCAGGCAAATAAAAAAAATGTATTAGGTGCCGGGGCCGGACTTCACAGCCAGACACAACCCCTCATGTATTATTTTTACAGATCATTTATCCCCGCGACACAAAACTATGTACAAACGAATAAAGATATTGACCTGAGCCGAAGTCTGCATTTTGTATTATCATACGATCATAGTTTTACAAAAGATTTCCGCTTCAAATTCGAAACATATTATCAAAACCTGTATAATATACCGGTTGAAATATACAGACCTACTTCCTTCTCTATGATCAATGTTGGCAACAGTCTTGATGGCCTGCCGCTTGTCGACAGCCTTGGTAACAGTGGGACAGGAAAAAATTACGGAGCAGAATTCACGATCGAAAAATTCTTTAATAAACACTATTATTTTTTAAGTACACTTACTTTATACCGGTCGAAATATGCGGGCAGTGATAACATTGAGCACAATACAGCTTTTAGCGGTGGCTATGTATACAACGCATTAGGCGGCATAGAATTTCCGCTTGGCAAGGGCAACAAAGTTTTAGCGTTTGACGCGAAAGTGACTTTTGCGGGCGGGAACCGGTATACGCCTATTGACCTGAATACTTCAATTGCCCGTCATGAAGCTGTGTATATTGACAAACAGGCCTATTCGAAACAGCTGAAAGCTTATGAGCGGATTGATGTAAAAGTTTCCTTCAAAATAAACCAACGTCGTGTTACTCAAACAATATATATAAATGTTGAAAATGTATTAAATCGCAAGAATGTGCTGCGCCAGGTATATAATAGTGAGAAACATGAAGTTTTAAGTGAGTACCAGTTAGGCTTATTTCCTTACGGAGGTTTCAGAATTGAATTCTAAACCACTTATTTAATCATAAATACCTTCTCTACCTTAAATATCCGCTATTAATAAGGCCTTTATTTGCCATAGTTTCCTATTTTTGTGGGGCTTAAAAGTATATGGAAAAACAATATTTCGCCCACCCGACCGCTGTAATTGACGAAGGCTGTAAAATTGGCAAAGGTGTCAAAATATGGCATTTTTCGCATATAATGCCAGATTGTGTTATTGGGGAAAATTGTAATATAGGGCAGAACGTAGTTGTGTCGGGGCAAGTTGTATTAGGTAAAAATGTGAAAGTACAGAATAACGTTTCAATTTATTCAGGTGTAACCTGTGCCGATGATGTGTTTTTGGGCCCTTCAATGGTGTTTACCAATGTTACCAATCCGCGCAGCGCGGTTAACAGGCGGGGATTGTATTCAAAAACACATGTGGGTAAAGGCGCTTCAATTGGCGCAAATGCAACAATTGTTTGTGGTCATGATATTGGAGAATTCGCGTTTATAGGAGCAGGCGCAGTTGTAACAAAAAATGTTCCTCCTTATGCATTGGTTGTAGGGAATCCTGCCCGGCAAAACGGATGGATGAGTGAATACGGACATAAACTGGCATTTGGAAAGGATGGAATTGCGATTTGCCCTGAGAGCAAAGAAAAATATAAATTAGAGAACGGAGGCGTACAAAAAATAAAATGAACATATCCAACAAAATACGTTTTGCAGTAATCGGCCAGGGCCATATTGGCAGAAGGCATGCGGAAATGATTCGAAGGAACCCCGATTGTGAGTTGATAGCCGTCTGTGATATTTTACCAGAAAACAAGACAGAAAATTCTTCTATAAAAGAAAAATATTATTTATCGGCCCAGGAAATGCTTGCAGCTCACCCGGAGATAGATATTGTAAATATTTGTACGCCTAATGGTTTACATGCACAACATTCACTCCTGGCGCTTGAAGCAAAAAAACATATTGTATGCGAAAAGCCAATGGCACTTTCAACAGCTGACTGTAAAACTGTTATTCAAAAAGCGAAAGAAACATCCCGACAGGTTTTTTGTGTAATGCAAAACCGCTATTCTCCCCCTTCTGCCTGGTTAAAAGATATAGTAAGCAACAACATTATCGGAAATATTTTCATGGTACAGCTTAATTGTTACTGGAACAGGGATGAACGCTACTACCTCCCCGCCGGGCAGACAGATAAAACAAATACATGGAAAGGGAAACAAAATCTTGACGGCGGAACTCTATTCACGCAATTTTCACATTTCATTGATGTCATGTTCTGGTTGTTTGGGGACATCAGGGACATTCAGGCCAAATTCAATGACTTTACACATACTGAACTTACTGAGTTTGAGGATAGCGGTTTAGTCAGCTTCAACTTTGTAAATGGTGGCATGGGCAGTATCAACTATTCGACTGCAGTATGGGACACAAACCTCGAAAGCAGCCTCACTATCATTGGAAGTAACGGAAGCGTGAAGGTTGGCGGACAATACATGGATAAAGTGGAGTATTGCCACATAAAAAATTACAAAATGCCCACCCTTCCTCCAACCAGCCCGCCTAACGATTACGGAAGTTATAAAGGCTCCGCTAATAATCATCACCTGATCATTCAGAATGTAATTGATACATTATCAGGAAAAGCTGTAAGCACAACCACTCCCGAAGAAGGTCTTC
This window of the Bacteroidota bacterium genome carries:
- a CDS encoding TonB-dependent receptor, whose product is MRSLIYTIKLFLATLFILADCPDFAQTFTQTMRGRIIDADSKAPLTGANVIVTGIDTFLGAAADVEGRFRISGVPVGRRSIKASFIGYEDVILNNIIVSTGKEVILQIELREIMITTKEAEVVYERDKTRANNDLVTLSARNFQSEETDRYAGSRGDPSRMVANYAGVSTGNDAQNNIIVRGNSPLGVLWRLEGVNIPNPNHFSTQGATGGPVSMLNNNILANSDFLTGAFPAEYGDKNAAVFDLKLRNGNNERLEFTGQMGINGFEGGIEGPISKKTGSSFLVNYRYSTLEVFNALGIRFGVSGIPQYQDLCFKFNFPTTKAGVFSFWGLAGKSKIQLLDSQKDSTDWSFTQKGEDLVFGSSMGALGFNHLYFFNSKISGKLSLSTSGNQLNITVDTLAKNSAKFRTYNNTSADGQFHINYTLTDKINAGHLIKIGATYSGLLFDYYDYFYSNQNKQYETRLNNDGRAGLIQSFIHWQYRISENITFNNGVHYQIFLLNNTQAIEPRLGVRWQANKKNVLGAGAGLHSQTQPLMYYFYRSFIPATQNYVQTNKDIDLSRSLHFVLSYDHSFTKDFRFKFETYYQNLYNIPVEIYRPTSFSMINVGNSLDGLPLVDSLGNSGTGKNYGAEFTIEKFFNKHYYFLSTLTLYRSKYAGSDNIEHNTAFSGGYVYNALGGIEFPLGKGNKVLAFDAKVTFAGGNRYTPIDLNTSIARHEAVYIDKQAYSKQLKAYERIDVKVSFKINQRRVTQTIYINVENVLNRKNVLRQVYNSEKHEVLSEYQLGLFPYGGFRIEF
- a CDS encoding N-acetyltransferase; the encoded protein is MEKQYFAHPTAVIDEGCKIGKGVKIWHFSHIMPDCVIGENCNIGQNVVVSGQVVLGKNVKVQNNVSIYSGVTCADDVFLGPSMVFTNVTNPRSAVNRRGLYSKTHVGKGASIGANATIVCGHDIGEFAFIGAGAVVTKNVPPYALVVGNPARQNGWMSEYGHKLAFGKDGIAICPESKEKYKLENGGVQKIK
- a CDS encoding menaquinone biosynthesis protein, encoding MSLIRVSAVSYLNSKPFIYGLERSDILKEIQLSIDSPAKCARKLLNNEVDIGLVPVAILPKLSNYEIISDYCIGAIGPVTSVKLYSQTPLKDIKSILLDYQSYTSVALTQILAKHFWHIDPQWIQAEEGFEQEISGTVAGVVIGDRTFELNDKFGYQYDLPEEWRLFTGLPFVFACWVTTKKLPIDFINRFNNALTKGIEAISVLSEEIRKAGKYNIDVQKYLSQNISYKLDGEKHQGLELFLNYLSQK
- a CDS encoding Gfo/Idh/MocA family oxidoreductase; protein product: MNISNKIRFAVIGQGHIGRRHAEMIRRNPDCELIAVCDILPENKTENSSIKEKYYLSAQEMLAAHPEIDIVNICTPNGLHAQHSLLALEAKKHIVCEKPMALSTADCKTVIQKAKETSRQVFCVMQNRYSPPSAWLKDIVSNNIIGNIFMVQLNCYWNRDERYYLPAGQTDKTNTWKGKQNLDGGTLFTQFSHFIDVMFWLFGDIRDIQAKFNDFTHTELTEFEDSGLVSFNFVNGGMGSINYSTAVWDTNLESSLTIIGSNGSVKVGGQYMDKVEYCHIKNYKMPTLPPTSPPNDYGSYKGSANNHHLIIQNVIDTLSGKAVSTTTPEEGLRVVDIIERIYSLRKDNRKS